The genome window CACGGGGGCCGTTCCGGAAGCCCGAAAAAGACGAGGGGCTGCGGCGTGAACCGCAGCCCCTCGAAAAGCCCCCCGCCTCGGCCGTGTGGGTAGAAACCGTTGTACCTTGCCGAAGCAAGGTGGGGGTCACTTGGTCGGACCGTAGGCTTCCTTCTCAGCCGAAGCTGAGGGCTTGCACATGGCCCACCGGGAAGCGCCCCCGGGGAAAGAATATTCGGTACGAACGTCAACTACCCAAGCACGAACCAGGCAGGGGAAAGACCTTGGAGCAAACGCAGCCACCGGGCTGCTTCTTCCCGCCGGAGACCGACGGGCAAAATCGACACGCAAGCGAAAAACCGCTGTGTTTCTCGTTGCTTTCGTCGCTAAGCGTAGGAGCGCGACCCCTTCGCTGTCAAGCGGATCCGCCGCGTCGTCCGGTGGAAAAGAGGGCGTTTGCCTCTCCCCGCCGGGGGCGGTACGATCCGCGCCACCTCTATGAGTGTGCAGCCAGCCCAGCCGTCTTTCGGCCACTTCGAAATCGTCGGACGCATCGGCCGTGGCGGCATGGCGGAGGTCTACAAGGCTGTCGTCCGCGACGGCGCCTACAAAGGCCGCACCGTCGCGCTGAAGCGGCTTCTCCCCGAGTACGCCGGGAACGATCAATACGTCGACCTCTTCGTCGGCGAGGCCGATCTCTCGCGGATGCTCCGCCACCCCAACATCGTCGAGGTGCTCGATTCGGGATCGATCGAGGACACCTACTTCATGGCGATGGACTTCATCGACGGTCGCGACCTGGGCGCGATCCTGGCCCGCTGCAGGGAGCGCCAGATCCTCCTGCCCGTCGACTTCGCGCTCTTCCTCGTCCAGAAGCTCCTCGAGGCCCTCGACGCTGCGCACAAGGCGGTGAGCCCCAGCGGCAAGCCGCTCCACGTGGTCCACTGCGACGTCTCGCCCTCGAACCTCTTCATCTCCAAGACCGGCGAGATCAAGCTCGGCGACTTCGGCATCGCCAAGGTCCGCGCGGTGGATCCCTCCCGCCGCAACGGCATCTGGGGCAAGGTCCACTACGCCTCACCGGAGCTCCTCCGCGGCGGCGACGTCCTCCCGCAGGCGGACATCTGGGCTGCGGCGGTGGTGCTCTACGAGCTGCTCACCCTCTGCAGGCCCTTCACCGGCGAGTCGATCGAAGAGATCGGCAAGGACATCCTCAAGGCCGACGCGCCGCAGGTCACCTGGCTGCGCCCCGAGGTCCCCGAGGCGGTGGAGCGGGTCCTGCAGATGGCGCTCCATCCCGATCCCGATCAGCGCTTCGGCGACGCGGGCACCTTCGCGATGGCGCTCCAGCCGCTCTACAACGAGCTCATCGGCACGCCGCTCGCGATCGCCGCCGTGGTTCGCGGCCTCTTCGGCGCCTGAACCAGCGGTTTTCCCGGCTCTTGCGTCTTGTAACGCGGGTCGCCCCTGCCGTAGATCCTCGCGCGATGCGCCCTTCCCGCCAGCTCGTCGCAGCCAGCCTCTTCCTCCGCCGCCACCACGCGGCGGTGGCAGCGGCGCTGCTCGCGTGCATGGCCCTGCTGCTCGGCCACGCCGCGTTCGTCGATTCGCCCACCATCGACGAGCCCAACCACATCGCCCGCGGCCTCGCCTTCTGGTGGAGCGGCGACAGCCGCTTGAGCACCGCCCATCCGCCGCTGGCCAATGCGCTCCAGGCGCTGCCAGCGGCGCTTCTCGACGAGCCCATCGACTTCGAGAAGCTCAAAGGCTGGCCGCAGGCGGACATCGGCCGCGTGGCGCGGGCGCTGGTGGCGAAGGATTACGAGCAGCTCCGCAGCGCCATCGTCACCGGGCGCCTCGTCACCGGACTCCTCACCCTTTTGCTCGGGCTCTACCTCTACCGTTACTGCCTGCGGTGGGGCAGGGGACGCGCGCTCTTCTTCCTCCTCCTCTTCGTCTGCTCGCCGGTGCTGCTCGCCCACGGCCACCTCGTCACCACCGATCTGCCGGTGGCGCTCTGCTTCGCGGTGGCGGTGGGCGAAGGCGTGCGCTGGCTCGAGGGCGGGAGCCGCTGGCGCCTCGCCTTCGCCGCCGCTGCAGCGGGCTGCGCCGCGGCGGCCAAATTCAGCGGGGTGCTGCTCCTGCCGGTGCTCGGCGCGGCCACCGCTGCGACGGCCCTCGCCGGCGTGGGCCGCTTCGCCGGTGCCACCTCGCCTGCGCGCATCGGCCGCGTGCTCCGGGCGGGCCTCTTCACCGGCCTCGTCGTGCTCACCGTGGTGAATGGAGCCTACCGCTTCGAGCGATCCTTCTGGACGGTGCGGCAGACGCTCGCTGCGCCGGAGCCCGCCAATTGGATCACCAGGCCCCACAGGGGCCTGCTGCTCGAGCGCCTCTCGCCCCTCGCCGACATGCCCCGGCAGGTGCGCCTGCCGGTTCCCTATTCCTGGCTCTTCGGCCTCTTCAGCATCGAGGCGCAGAACGAGCGGGGCCACGGCGGCTGGTTCCTGGGCAGCACCGAGCCCACGCGCCTCTATTTCCCGACGATGCTGGCGATCAAGAGTCCCGCTGCGCTGCTCCTGCTCCTCGCCGGGGCTGCGGCGCTCTGGCTCCGGCGCGCGGGGCGCTGGCCGGCGCGTCTCGTCGAGCGCCTGCGCGCACCATCTTCGCGGCTCCTGCGTCCGCTGGCGGTGCCGCACCTCGCCCTCTGGGCGGCGCCGCTCCTGCTCTTCTGGCTCGCCCTCGGATCGAAGATCCAGATTGGCGTCCGCCACGTCCTTCCGGTGGTGCCCTTCCTGCTGCTCGCCGCAGCGTGGGCCGGCGCGCTGCTCTGGCGCCGCCAGCCCGCGCTCGCCGGCCTGCTCGCGCTCCTCCTCGTGGCGGAGGTCGCCCTCGTCCACCCCGGCCATCTCGGCCACTTCTCGCTGCTCGTCGGCGGGCCGCCGGTGGGCCACCAGATCAGCATGATCGGCGAGGATTGGGGGCAGGACGTCGCCGCGCTCGGCACGGTGGCGAAGGAAGCGGGGCTCGCGCCGCTCCACTACGTGCCCTACGGAATCACCGCGGTGCGCGAGCTCCGCCGCACCGGGCTGAAGTTTCGCACCCTCTCCTGCAAGACCAGGAAGCTGCGCAACGGCGGCTGGATCGCCATCCACGCGGCGCAGCTCCTCCGCTGGAAGAAGTGCGGTCCGATCGACGCCACCCGTCCGCCCGATCGGACGATCGGCGAGCACATCTGGCTCTACCGGGTCGAACCGCCTGCCGCACGCTGAGCTCGGCCGCCGAGGAAGCGGCGCACCGCCGCAGCGGTGGTCTCGGGATCCTCCTCCATCGGCACGTGGCCGAGCTCGGGGTAGAGGATGAGCTGCGAGTCCGGGATGTCCTCGTCGAATCGGTGCGCATATTTGGGCAGGATCCAGCGATCCTTTCCGCCCCAGAGGATCAGCGTCGGCGCCCGGATCTCGCCCAGCCGCTTTTCCAGCCCGTCGTGGTGCGGATGGGAGAGTCGCTTGCGCGAGGCCTCGCGGTTCCCTTCCCGCAGGGCGAGATCCTCGTAGAGATCGACCAGCTCCTCGGTGACGCGTGAGGGATCGCCGTAGACGTCGCGGATGCTCTGCTCCACCGCGAAGCGCGGGGTGACGTGCTCGGCGATCCGGTTCAGGCCCGGGGTGGCGAAGAGGCGCAGGATCGGCGGCAGCGGCTCCTCCCGCTCGTAGCCCACCGCGTCGACGAGGACGAGCCTGTCGACCTTCGCCGGGTGGGCGAGGGCGTAGTGCCACGCCACCGAGCCGCCCATCGAGTTGCCGGCGAGATGGAAGCGCTCGAGGCCTACCGCCTGCACGAAGTGGTCGAGGAAGACCGCCATCTCGGCGTAGTCGTAGCGGCCTTGCGGATGCGGGCCGGTGAGGCCGTGGCCCGGCATGTCGAGCGAGACGACGCGGAAGCGGTCGGAGAGCCGGCTCGCCCATCCCTCCCAGGTGAAGAGCGAGGCGTTGGAGCCGTGGACGAGGAGGAGCGCCGGGCCCTCGCCCCGGTCGCGGTAGTGGACCCGCATCCCGTCCACCTCGACGAAGCGGGACGGCGGCTGCGCCCGCCGGGCCTCCACCTCCGCTGCGGGGCGATCCGCCCGCACCAGCGAGATCCCCGCCACTGCCAGCAACACGGCCGCGCCTGCGGCCACCTTCCACTTGCCCATCTGCTCCCTCCCCG of Vulgatibacter sp. contains these proteins:
- a CDS encoding serine/threonine-protein kinase; its protein translation is MSVQPAQPSFGHFEIVGRIGRGGMAEVYKAVVRDGAYKGRTVALKRLLPEYAGNDQYVDLFVGEADLSRMLRHPNIVEVLDSGSIEDTYFMAMDFIDGRDLGAILARCRERQILLPVDFALFLVQKLLEALDAAHKAVSPSGKPLHVVHCDVSPSNLFISKTGEIKLGDFGIAKVRAVDPSRRNGIWGKVHYASPELLRGGDVLPQADIWAAAVVLYELLTLCRPFTGESIEEIGKDILKADAPQVTWLRPEVPEAVERVLQMALHPDPDQRFGDAGTFAMALQPLYNELIGTPLAIAAVVRGLFGA
- a CDS encoding alpha/beta fold hydrolase, with the translated sequence MGKWKVAAGAAVLLAVAGISLVRADRPAAEVEARRAQPPSRFVEVDGMRVHYRDRGEGPALLLVHGSNASLFTWEGWASRLSDRFRVVSLDMPGHGLTGPHPQGRYDYAEMAVFLDHFVQAVGLERFHLAGNSMGGSVAWHYALAHPAKVDRLVLVDAVGYEREEPLPPILRLFATPGLNRIAEHVTPRFAVEQSIRDVYGDPSRVTEELVDLYEDLALREGNREASRKRLSHPHHDGLEKRLGEIRAPTLILWGGKDRWILPKYAHRFDEDIPDSQLILYPELGHVPMEEDPETTAAAVRRFLGGRAQRAAGGSTR